From Planctomycetota bacterium, a single genomic window includes:
- a CDS encoding response regulator produces MSVTTKTSKEFRHNDVLTTGEVAKICNVAPRTVSKWFDSGQLTGYRIPGSKDRRIPLNQLIRFMKQHGIPLNGLMTGATRVLIVDDEHDIVEVLEKILEDEAKFEVEVARSGFQAGVLADRFRPNVMLVDMHLKDVDGSEIAKAVKNNPDLQLTKVIAMSGKLSDDEGGKLVGNGFDGYLKKPFHVRQVIEAIEKASEVLY; encoded by the coding sequence ATGAGTGTGACAACCAAAACCTCGAAAGAATTCCGACACAACGACGTCCTGACCACCGGCGAGGTCGCCAAGATCTGCAACGTGGCCCCGCGCACCGTCAGCAAGTGGTTCGACTCCGGCCAGCTCACCGGCTACCGCATTCCGGGCTCCAAGGACCGCCGCATCCCGCTGAACCAACTGATCCGCTTCATGAAGCAGCACGGCATTCCGCTCAACGGGCTGATGACCGGTGCGACGCGGGTGCTCATCGTCGATGACGAGCACGACATTGTCGAGGTGCTGGAGAAGATTCTCGAGGACGAGGCGAAGTTCGAGGTCGAGGTCGCCCGCAGCGGCTTCCAGGCCGGCGTGCTCGCCGACCGCTTCCGGCCCAACGTCATGCTCGTCGACATGCACCTCAAGGACGTCGACGGCTCCGAGATCGCCAAGGCCGTCAAGAACAACCCCGACCTCCAGCTCACCAAGGTCATTGCCATGAGCGGCAAGCTCAGCGACGACGAGGGCGGCAAGCTCGTCGGCAACGGCTTCGACGGCTACCTCAAGAAGCCGTTCCATGTCCGCCAGGTCATCGAGGCCATCGAGAAAGCCAGCGAAGTCTTGTACTGA
- a CDS encoding glycosyltransferase yields MHVLYVHQNYPAQFGHIAHHLSDKLGWKCTFVSETPAGKDGNIEKIQYKRLGGATPKNHFCSRTFENTVWHCDGVFRALADRPDVKPDLIVGHSGFGSTLFLRELFPDVPVINFFEYYYLPHDANSDMDFRHDLRQLGWEAGVWKYQRSRCRNAMILLDLQNCQHGYCPTAFQRSRFPDEYTKKLRVIFDGIDRGVWHSRNDELRPEPGSRTTRTFANVEVASDDKLVTYVSRGFESMRGFDIFAKAARRILDRDPKVRILVVGTERIAYGGDESHTSGKTFKQWVLDQDEFKNADLSRLHFVGRMEPMQLSELLAATDLHIYLTVPFVLSWSSMNAMSCGAIVLGSDTPPVLEMIEPGVNGLVADFFNPDEFADKALEVLADIPGHRHLGQAAEQMIIDRYSLDAVLPQMLTLYDEATKTTTGLEAARPRPVVPKVAVPPPPQQQKPRRSTGPFAG; encoded by the coding sequence ATGCACGTCCTCTACGTCCACCAGAACTACCCGGCCCAGTTCGGCCACATCGCCCACCACCTCTCCGACAAGCTCGGCTGGAAATGCACCTTCGTCTCCGAGACGCCCGCCGGCAAGGACGGCAACATCGAGAAGATCCAGTACAAACGCCTCGGCGGTGCGACGCCCAAGAACCACTTCTGTTCTCGGACCTTCGAGAACACCGTCTGGCACTGCGACGGCGTGTTTCGCGCACTCGCCGATCGGCCGGACGTGAAGCCGGACCTGATCGTCGGGCACTCGGGCTTCGGGTCGACGCTGTTCCTGCGGGAGCTGTTCCCGGACGTGCCGGTGATCAACTTCTTCGAGTACTACTACCTCCCGCACGACGCCAACAGCGACATGGACTTCCGCCATGACCTGCGCCAGCTCGGCTGGGAGGCGGGCGTGTGGAAGTACCAGCGCAGCCGGTGCCGCAACGCGATGATCCTGCTGGACCTGCAGAACTGCCAGCACGGCTACTGCCCCACCGCTTTCCAGCGCTCGCGCTTTCCCGACGAGTACACGAAGAAGCTGCGCGTGATCTTCGACGGCATCGATCGCGGCGTCTGGCACTCACGCAACGACGAACTCCGCCCCGAGCCGGGATCGCGGACCACCCGCACCTTCGCCAACGTCGAAGTCGCGTCCGACGACAAGCTGGTGACTTACGTTTCGCGCGGCTTCGAGTCCATGCGTGGCTTCGACATCTTCGCCAAGGCCGCACGACGCATCCTCGACCGGGATCCGAAGGTCCGCATTCTCGTCGTCGGCACCGAACGCATCGCCTACGGCGGCGACGAATCACACACCTCGGGCAAGACATTCAAGCAGTGGGTGCTCGATCAAGACGAGTTCAAGAACGCCGACCTCTCGCGTCTGCACTTCGTCGGCCGCATGGAGCCGATGCAGTTGAGCGAGCTCCTCGCGGCGACGGACCTGCACATCTACCTCACCGTGCCGTTCGTGCTCAGTTGGTCGAGCATGAACGCGATGAGCTGCGGGGCGATCGTTCTCGGGAGTGACACGCCGCCGGTGCTCGAGATGATCGAGCCGGGCGTGAACGGACTGGTCGCCGACTTCTTCAACCCCGACGAGTTCGCCGACAAGGCGTTGGAAGTGCTCGCAGACATCCCCGGCCACCGCCACCTCGGCCAAGCCGCCGAGCAGATGATCATCGACCGCTACAGCCTCGACGCGGTTCTACCGCAGATGCTCACGCTCTACGACGAGGCGACCAAGACCACCACCGGCCTCGAAGCCGCCCGGCCAAGACCGGTTGTACCGAAAGTCGCGGTCCCACCGCCACCGCAGCAGCAGAAGCCGCGTAGATCCACCGGACCGTTTGCGGGGTGA